The following is a genomic window from Amycolatopsis cihanbeyliensis.
ACGTGCCAGGCACCGACCACGACGCGGTGTACGCGCGGCTGCAACTACCGGCCTGATCGGCCGCAGGCCGGGTAACCTCGCCGGGTGCTCGATCCGCTTTCCCGGCCACCGCCGCAGTTGCCCGCCATGCTGCGGGCGCTGGCCGACCACGAGGTCGGCTGGGTGCTGGCAGGCTGTTCGTGAACTGGACTGAGCGGCTTGAGGTAAGTGCCGCGTTCAGCGCAGCAGCTCGGCTATGCGGGACAGCGCGTCCAGCGCCGGCAACGGAAGTTCGATACCCCGCCCGTGCCGCACCTCGGGCTCGCGGGGGTTGATCCGGATCAGCGCGCCGGTGCCCGCGCTGGCCAGCTCGGCCTGCCTGCGCACGGTCGGCACCGCGGTACCCGCGCCGAGTTCGAGCACCACGGCCGCCCGGTGGTCGCGCCGCCATTCCTGTAACCGGTCGAGTTGCCGCTGGCTGCGTTGCCCCAGCCAGTCGTAGTCACCGAACATCAGGATGTTCGGCCGGGCGAGGCCGCCGCACTCGGGGCAGGCCGGCAGTGGGCGCCGCGCCCGCATACTGGCCTCGTCCACCTCGACCTCGACGTCGCCGGCGGGCCAGATCTCCTCCCGGCACCGTTCCAGGCATTGCAGGTGGTGAATCGACCCGTGTACTTCGGCCACCCGGTCCGCGGGAAATCCCGCCCGCTGAAACTGACCGTCCACATTGGAGGTGAATACCCATGCTCCGCCCGCGGTGCGCGCGCCCCATTCGCGCAGCAGGTGGAAACCGTGGTGTGGCACGGTTTCCCGGTAAAGCCCGAGGCGGTGCCCGTAGAAACCCCACGCCAG
Proteins encoded in this region:
- a CDS encoding SIR2 family NAD-dependent protein deacylase, whose product is MSEAELARAAELIAGADALLVCAGAGMGVDSGLPDFRGDEGFWRAYPPYARLGISFVELADPDHFASDPELAWGFYGHRLGLYRETVPHHGFHLLREWGARTAGGAWVFTSNVDGQFQRAGFPADRVAEVHGSIHHLQCLERCREEIWPAGDVEVEVDEASMRARRPLPACPECGGLARPNILMFGDYDWLGQRSQRQLDRLQEWRRDHRAAVVLELGAGTAVPTVRRQAELASAGTGALIRINPREPEVRHGRGIELPLPALDALSRIAELLR